TGTAGGCATACGGTTTCAGGTTCTATTTCACTCCCCTCACTGGGGTTCTTTTCACCTTTCCCTCACGGTACTTGTGCACTATCGGTGTGATGGTAGTATTTAGCCTTGGAGGGTGGTCCCCCCGTCTTCAGTCAGGATAACACGTGTCCCGACCTACTCGCAAGGTCTCTGCCTAGTCCCACCTACACTATTTCGCTTACGGGACTGTCACCCTCTATGGTGTGCCTTTCCAGACACTTCAGCTATAATGTAGGCTACACAGAGACGGGCTACTCCCCGTTCGCTCGCCGCTACTAGGAGAATCTCGGTTGATTTCTTTTCCTCTGGGTACTGAGATGTTTCACTTCCCCAGGTTCGCCCCTGACAAAGTCAGGTGACTGGTGTCTCCACCAGCCGGGTTGCCCCATTCGGAAATCCCCGGATCAACGCTTCTTGGCAGCTCCCCGAGGCTTTTCGCAGCCTAGCACGTCCTTCATCGCCTCCATCACCCTAGGCATCCACCGTACGCCCTTTGTAGCTTACACCTACTTCTAAAGCGCACCGCCGCCTTACTCAACTACCTTTGTCAAGTAAAACAGCTTGCCTATTGTATTTACCTCTTTTACTACGAACAATGAGTTGTCAAATATCTCTTAGACCATAAAGTCTAAAATAAACCCTAAATACCTTTAGAGCTTATTTTAAACTTCATCCAAACCTGGTGGAGTCTACCGGGATCGAACCGGTGACCTCCTGCGTGCAAGGCAGGCGCTCTCCCAGCTGAGCTAAGACCCCATCCACTAAACTGGTGGGCCTGAGAGGACTTGAACCTCTGACCTCACCCTTATCAGGGGTGCGCTCTAACCACCTGAGCTACAGGCCCATTATTAAAGCTCGCCCCTGATAAGGGCTCCTTAGCTCTTCTCCTCCACCTTCTCTTTCAAAGAACACCCGATCTCTCACAACTAGACAGAAATGAAGAGTCCCCTCAAGCCAATGAGTGTGAGTCTCATCGGCTTCCATCCAAAGAATTGAATCTTTGGATCATCACTCTAGAAAGGAGGTGATCCAACCGCAGGTTCTCCTACGGTTACCTTGTTACGACTTCACCCCAGTCGCTGAGCCCACCGTCGACGAGGGTCCTCCCTTACGGGTCGGTCCCCCGGCTTCGGGTGAGCTCAACTCCCATGGTGTGACGGGCGGTGAGTACAAGACCCGGGAACGTATTCACCGCGGCATGGCTGATCCGCGATTACTAGCGATTCCGACTTCATGCAGTCGAGTTGCAGACTGCAATCCGAACTGGGACGCGCTTTAGAGATTTGCTCCACCTCGCGGTATCGCCTCTCTCTGTACGCGCCATTGTAGCACGTGTGTCGCCCTGGGCATAAGGGCCATGATGACTTGACGTCATCCTCACCTTCCTCCCGGTTACCCGGGCAGTCTCCTTAGAGTGCCCACCCTAAGTGCTGGCAACTAAGGACGAGGGTTGCGCTCGTTGCGGGACTTAACCCAACATCTCACGACACGAGCTGACGACAGCCGTGCAGCACCTGTCACCGAGCTCCTCCAAAAGGAGGCACCCCTCCATCTCTGGAGGGTTCTCGGGATGTCAAGCCCAGGTAAGGTTCTTCGCGTATCTTCGAATTAAACCACATGCTCCACCGCTTGTGCGGGTCCCCGTCTATTCCTTTGAGTTTTAGCCTTGCGGCCGTACTCCCCAGGCGGGATGCTTAATGCGTTAGCTGCATCACTGCAGTGACTAGCACCACAACGACTAGCATCCATCGTTTAGGGCGTGGACTACCAGGGTATCTAATCCTGTTTGCTCCCCACGCTTTCGCGCCTCAGCGTCAGTACCGTTCCAGCAGATCGCCTTCGCAATGGGTATTCCTGGTGATCTCTACGGATTTTACCCCTACACCACCAATTCCATCTGCCTCTCCCGGACTCTAGCCTAGCAGTTTTGGACGCAGTTCCACGGTTGAGCCGTGGGCTTTCACATCCAACTTACTAAGCCGCCTACGCGCCCTTTACGCCCAGTGATTCCGAGTAACGCTTGCACCCTCCGTATTACCGCGGCTGCTGGCACGGAGTTAGCCGGTGCTTATTCGCAGGGTACCGTCATTATCTTCCCCTGCAAAAGGAGTTTACACCCCGAAGGGCGTCATCCTCCACGCGGCGTTGCTGCGTCAGGGTTGCCCCCATTGCGCAATATTCCCCACTGCTGCCTCCCGTAGGAGTCTGGACCGTGTCTCAGTTCCAGTGTGGCTGATCATCCTCTCAGACCAGCTACCCGTCATAGCCTTGGTAGGCCGTTACCCCACCAACTAGCTGATAGGCCGCAGCCCCATCCCATAGCGCTACATAACGCTTTCCACAACCTGACTTGTGCCAGGAAGGAGTATAGGGTATTAGCAGCCCTTTCGGGCTGTTATCCCCCGCTATGGGGCAGGTTAGCTACGTGTTACTCACCCGTGCGCCGCTTAGCTGACACTCAATTCACCCCGAAGGGATCATTGAGCCGTTCTCGCTCGACTTGCATGTGTTAGGCACGCCGCCAGCGTTCACTCTGAGCCAGGATCAAACTCTCCATAAAAATACTTTTATGAAGTTTTAAAATCCTACTTTAAAACTCAAAGGACTCTTCATTCTGTCTAGTTGTCAAAGATCAAATTCCCTAAAGAACTCTCTCGCCCATCTTCCACTCAAGATGAGCCATTTGAATTCTTTCTCTTTAGCTCCCCGCGTTTCGAGGACTGAAATTATGCCAAAATCTTTCAGGCTTGTCAAGAGCCTCTCCAAACCCCCTCAGCCTCTCGTGAACTACTCGTCCACTCTCCCCTGTTTGAGGCCGAAATTATATGAAGTTTCTCTCCTGTTGTCAAGGGTGATGGCGGCTAATGTATTGCAGATATCAAAACTTTTTATGTATACTAACCGTGATAAATCATTAAGGAGGGGAGATGGATCATTTCAATAAGAATGTTCACTCTGTAACGAAAGTTGCAAACGAAGTACGAACTTCCGCTGCTAGCAATGAACAATCAAAGCAACTCGATATCGCTACCTTTATCAAAAAGACCTACCAGCTCTTTGCTGCTAGCTTAATGGCTGCGGCAACAGGTGCGTACATCGGTATGCAGATGGCACCCTCTATTGCCACATGGTACTGGGGGCTTGTCATATTAGAGTTCATCATGCTCTTTGGTGTCTATTTGACAAAGTCAAAACCGGGCTTAAATCTTTTCATGCTTTTTGGTTTCACATTTATGACAGGACTTACCTTGACACCTTTGCTCAGCGCTGTGTTAGCACTTCCGGCTGGAGCAAATATCTTAACAAACGCTCTTTTATTGACAGGCGTTGCTTTTGGAGGGCTGAGCCTTTTTGCTATCAATACAAAAAAAGACTTCACAACTATGGGCAAGTTTCTTTTTATAGCTTTAATTATTATGATTGTTGCAGGTCTTATCAATATTTTTCTCGGCAGTCCTTTATTACAAACACTTCTTGCTGCAGCAGGAGCAATCATCTTTAGTATTTTCATACTGTTTGACACACAAAATATCATCCGGGGAAATTTTGCCACTCCAGTAGAAGCAGCAATCGCTCTCTATCTTGATGTATTGAACCTTTTTATTTCTCTCTTACAAATCCTCGGAATTTTTGGCAGCGATGAATAATAACGCTTTAGAGCCGAAACTTTTTCGGCTCATTGATGCAAATCTCAATAGACTCAAAGAGGGTATACGTGTTGTGGAAGATATCCAAAGGTATATATTTGAGAATAAAAATATCGCTTCACAACTCAAAAATCTTCGCCATCAAGCCACTTATGATGATGAAAGACTTTTACAATATAGAGATATCAAGGGAGATGTTTTAAAAGAATCTATACCCAGTGAAGAACAAAGAAGTAATATTCAAGCTCTGCTGCAAGCAAATATAAAAAGAGCTCAAGAAGCCGCAAGAGTTCTAGAAGAGTGCTTTAAATTAATTAATACAAAACAATCACAAATATACAAAACGATACGTTATGAACTCTATGATATAGAAAAGAAACTTTAATCTTCAAAAAAGACTTCAGTAGTTTGGTTAATATCAAAAGTGGTTTCAGAAGTTTTGTTGGTCTCCAGCTCCTTTACTTCTACTCTCCATTTTCCCGGTACTCTTCCCGGTAAAAATCGATAATCATAGACAGAACCATAATATGGCGGAACCTTGAATATTCGAACTCTATCATCTTTACCATTTGGCGAAATCCAATGAAATCGAACAGTTAGACCTTTGGCATTGTCCGATCTGTTGATCATATAGGCACAGGTAATTCGTTCTCCCTCTTGGTCACATATCACTTTGGCCCATACCATCAAAGGAATCAGCAGCACAATCAATCGACCCATAAAAACACCACTTCAAATTCAAGATAAGAATAAGGATACTCTCGAAAAAGTCTTTTTAACTCACCTACAGAAGCCATTTTTTTTCCTGCACTTACTCCACTTCTTTTAATATAGGTAAACATCGCTTTAGGCGAAGGAAAAAAGAGTCTATACGCCCTTTTCTCATAGTTTAGCATAAAAAAGTTTCGTGCTTGTTGCAAAATCTCATCTTCAGTATATATAGGTGATTCGATTCCGAGCATAGAATGAATCGTTTTGAAGGTATTACTTGTAAAAAGTGCTAAAGAGAGAGGTATTTGCAACTGACTCAGCCTATAAAAAAGAGTTGGCAGATCTTTGCTCCATTGCAGCGAAGAGGAAGCAAATAGTTGATCAATACCTAATTGTCTGATCTTTTCAAAACACGCTTCCGTATCAAAGTCACAAACAATTTTTTCTACCCTTTTTTCCGGATGCAAAGCCAACATACTAGATGAAAGATCGCATGCATACAACTTTTCAAATTCCCAAAAAATAGACCTGTACACCTCTCCACTTCCAGCACCCAAATCAGCTATTTTCTTTCCTTGATATTTAGAGTTTTTAACGAGATGTCGAGCCACTTTTGACTGGATAATCTTATATTGCTGATACTGTGAAGCAAAACGGTTGAACTCTTTGATATGGTGCAAAAATCTTTACCTTATTTTTAAACTTTTTGGGTATAATTGGGCTAAAAATAGAAAAGGAAACTTGATGATAAAAGTTCTTTTTATCCTTCAAATCGTTCTTGCCATCATTCTAACCATTGTTATTTTACTACAAAAAAGTTCTTCCATTGGTCTGGGAGCATACAGTGGAAGCAATGAATCTGTCTTTGGTGCAAAGGGACCACAGGGATTTTTGGCACGACTGACTTTCTTTTTGGCAACCGTTTTTGTCTTCAATACCATTTTGCTTGGATATCTGTACAATAAAAATTATACAAAATCAGTGGTAGATACAATCAAAGTACAAAAAACGGCACCTGTGCCTACCATACCAGCTCCTGTCACTAAGTCACAATCGAATGTTCCAGAGGCTCCTGCGGCGAAGTAGCGCCGCGCTTTTACTTGCTTGTTCATTCCTTTTTGCAGATGCTCATATTTTCGTTTACCACCGTTTCGGCGATCCAAGGTATCCTTCCACAAACACATCACTTGCAGAGCTTGAAGCACAATTTACCTATTTTAAACAGCACCATTACACCGTTGTTTCTCTTTCAACGCTGGTACAAGCGCTTCAAAATGGAAAAGAGATACCTTCAAATTGGGTGATACTGACAATCGATGACGGATTTAAAAGTTTTTTAAATGCACTCCCTCTTTTTCGTAAGTTCCACTATCCTTTTACCCTCTTTTTGGCAACTAAACCGATAGAAAACCGTTATCCAGACTATTTGAGTTGGAACGATCTCAAAAAAATAGCTCAATATGGGCAAATCGCTTTTCACTCCCATGCGCACCCTTATCTTGTGGATTTAAGTGACCAAGAGATTCAAAACGATACAAAAATGGGATTGGAGCTTTTTGCAAAAAGGCTTGGATATACTCCAAAATATTATGCCTACCCTTATGGCGAATATGATGAGAGGGTAAAAAAGGTAATCAAATTCTTTGGATTTACAGCCATTTGCAACCAAAACATAGGCGCTATTTCAAAAACAAGCAGTATATTTGATCTTGACAGAATCGCACTTGTCGGCAAAGTCTCTCTCCCTCAAATGCTTCGATTCAACCATTTGGATGCTGTATGGATTGAACCAAAAAGCTATCCAAAAAATGGGATTTTAGAAAGAGTACATGTTCAAATAGATCCGATATATAAACACGCTTTTGTTTATGTGACAGGATATGGTTGGAGAAAAGTTGCCGTAACAAATGGCATTATTAATCAAAAACTGCACCTTCGGGTATCAAAAAAACGTATTAGAGTGATAATAAAGGTAAAAAATAGTAAAATTAGTACAAAAATTTTGGTGAGGAGCCGATATGGAACTGAATGAGATCTATGAATATGCACGGGATCATATGCAAAAGAGTTTGGATGTTTTGAAAAAGGATTTCAATACTCTTCGAACCGGTCGAGTAACGACAGCTGTCGTAGAAAACATCAAAGTGGATTATTATGGAGCACCAACTCCACTAAATCAAGCGGCTAGCGTGGTTGCAGCTGACGCAACAACGATCGTTATATCTCCATGGGACAAATCACTGCTTGGAGAAATAGAAAGAGCTATTCAAGAAGCAAATATCGGTGTCAATCCAAACAATGACGGCGATCAGATCAAGCTCTTTTTCCCTCCGATGACAGTGGAGCAAAGAGAAGCGGAAGCGAAAAAAGCAAAACAGTTTGGTGAAAAAGCAAAAATCGCCATCCGAAATGTCCGACGCGATGCAAATGACAAGATCAAAAAACTCTTTAAAGATAAGGCGATCACAGAAGATGAAGAGAAACGAGGACTCGAAGAGGTCCAAAAAATTACCGATGAGTTTATCAAAAAAGTGGACGATTTAGTCAAACAAAAAGAGCAAGAGATTATGAAGGTGTAGCTAAGACCAGCCATAAGCTGAGTAAGCAAACTGCTTTGCTTGCCCTCTTTTTGATCAAAATCTATTGTAACAGTTGAAGGATTGCAATGTTGGATATAGAAAAGATATATAAAGAGAGCGGTGCTTTGCTAGAAGGACACTTCTTGCTCTCTTCTGGTAAACACAGCCCAAACTATTTGCAAAGCGCAAAAGTTTTAGAAGATCCAAAAAAGGCTGAACTTCTTGCAAAAGAACTTGCAAAACAGATTCAAGCAGCAGGGATTGAAGTTGATACTGTCTGCTCTCCTGCCATAGGCGGTCTTTTGGCCGGATATGAACTGGCTCGAGCTCTTGGAGTCCGTTTTATCTTTACCGAAAGAAAAGACGGAAAAATGACACTTCGAAGGGGTTTTGAAGTAGAACCAGGCGAAAAAGTACTTATCTGTGAAGATATCATAACCACGGGTGGCAGTGCTATGGAAGCGGCAAAAGAGATGGAAAAACGAGGAGCCGAAGTTGTCGCATTCGCAGCCTTGGCAAATAGAGGAATATGTAAACGAGTTGGAAGTGATGCTCCATCAAGATCAGAATGCAAACTCCCATCCAATAAACCTCTCTTTGCCCTTGCAGATTTCACATTCCCAATTTATGAATCTCAAGAGTGCCCAATGTGCGCAGAGGGTAGCAAACCGATCAAACCTGGTAGTCGAGGCAATTGAGACCGATATGAGATGGAGAAATGTCAAACAGGGGAAAATCGACAAATCACAAACCGAAACAAAACAAAAAAATTATATCCCTGCGCCTATCTCAGATCGCCTCAAAGCCTTTTTAACTGATACTTTTATGATCACTATGCCTATTATGTATATTGTTATTTACCTTATTATGGGTAGTCGTGAAGGTTTTCGAGAGCATATGGCGACAGGATGGCTCTACATCATCATCCCCCATTATCTCATCGTAACGCTCCTTTGGACTATTAAGGGTGAAACACCTGGGATGCGAGCATACGATATGAAAATCATCAGATGGAACAGTTTAGAAAATCCAAACTTTTTCCAATCCACCATCCGCTACATTGCCATGCCTTTTTCTATATTATCTATAGTTGGGGTAGTAATCGCATTTTTTAGAAAGGACAAAGCGACATTTCATGATCTCATCTCTTTAACCAGAATGATCCATGCTCCCGAAAAATAGGCTCTTTCTCCTTGTATCTGCGTTTTATTTTTGGTTTTTTGCCATTATTGGCGTATATGTCATCTATATGCCAAAAGTTTTGGAGCTCAAAGGATACTCCTCATACGAAATTGGGATAGTCTTTGCCATGAGTCCATTAATGCGGTTTTTGACACCTTTTTTATTTTTAAAAAAATTTCGTCTTGATCAAAAAATATTCGCTTTGTCACTTGTTTTGGCACTCCTTGCTGGGATACTTTTTTTCATTACCATCGATCATTTTCTTCTTTTTTTGATTCCAAACATCTTTATAGGCATCGCTTTTGCCTTGATGCTACCTTTTGTCGAGACTATCGCTCTTGCAAAAATCGGAAAAGAGAAATATGGCAGAAGCAGGCTTTTTGGCTCCATTGGCTTCATTGTAGTCGCACTCATTTTAGCAAAATTCATGCATCAGCCAGATATTGCCTTGAAACTACTCTTTGTTACGATTCTCATGACAGTATCGGTCTCCTTGTTCTTTTTACAAGAAAAATCGATGAGAAAAATGAGTGAAGGCTCCATTGATTTTTTCAAACACTGGCCTTTGTGGGCCAATCTCTTTTTCATGCAGGTGAGTTTCGGGCCATTTTATAACTTTTTTACGATTTATGAAAGCGAACAGGGGCTAGACTATTCAACAATCAGTTATCTTTGGACGTTCGGCGTTTTAGCAGAGATTGTCATGCTCTTTTTTCAAGCTCCTCTTATGCAAAAAAATCTTTTATCGTTACTGAAACTCTCCTCCTTTGTAACTGCGTTTCGATGGTTGCTTCTCTTTCTTTTTCCTACCAATTTACCAGTTCTATACTTTTCCCAATCCTTGCATGCATTCAGTTTTGCCCTCTATTACTCTGCAGCAATAAGCTATCTTTTTCATATCTACAACAATAAAACACTTGCACAGCAGTTTTTTGGAGGAATCAGTTTTGGTCTTGGAGGTATGGTAGGAAGCTTTCTAGCAGGTCTTTTGTATGGACGATATCTATTCTTATATGCAGCTTGCATCGCTTTTTTATCATTTTTGGTTATAATTTTAGAAAGGCCACAAAAGGACTGATATGCTCAAAACTATTAAATCAAAATTTACTACTATGCTTATTGTCTCGTTGGTCCTTATTTTGCTAAGTTTTTCTCTCTATCTTTTAAACAATACAAAGTCCCTTTTTACACAGCAAGGTGTCAAAAATATCGAAACACTCTCCCAAACAGTATTTATAGCTTTACGTACAAGTATGAATCTAGGTTCAAAAGAGGCAATTGAATCAACGGTACACTCATTGAAAAAGATAAAAGGAATATCTCATATCGAAATCTATCGTTCTCAAAAAATCGATGAAATGTTCGGCCAGATTGAAAAACATAATCGTAACAATCCCATCGTTCAAAAAGTTTTTCGAACCAAAAAGAAGAAGATTCTCGCCCGAAAGAGTAAAATCGACTATTACAAACCTTTGATTGCAAATAGTAGCTGCGTAACCTGCCATACAAATGCCAAGGCAGGTGACGTCCTAGGCGTCATTGAGATAGGGCTTGATCAAAAAGATCTTGATGAAAAAATAGACAGCCTTACAAAAATCGTCTTTACTGCCATTATCATTGCTATTATTTTGTTGATCGGAATTTTTTCCTACTTTTTTCACAAAAATGTCTTCAAACCACTTGCTGTTATGGCTGCCAGGGCTAAAGATATTGCCACAGGATCGGGAGATCTTACAAAAAGACTCAACTTCAAAAAAGAGGATGAGATCGCTCAGGTAGGCAAATGGATCGACAAATTTATCGAAAAAATCCAACAAATCATTCGAAGTATCCAAGAAAAAGCTCATATCAACTTCACCATCGCCGATCAATTGAAAAAAGAGTCATCAAAAGTTCATGCTACCCTCCTGAACAATATTGAGCTCGTAAATCAAAGTGTAGAAGAGGGAGATAGAGTACAAAAGGATCTCCAAGAGAGTCTGCAAAGCATTAAGAAATCCCAAGAATATGTTGAAGAGGCAAAGAACAGGATCGATGCCGTTCAAGAATCGATATCCAATCTTCTCCAAGAGGTCAACAGGCAATCCAAAAACGGTCTTGAAATAGCGAATCGTCTCGAAAGACTCTCACAAAGAGCCATTGAAGTGCGTAATGTCCTTGATCTGATCGAAGATATTGCAACAAAAACCAATCTTTTAGCACTCAATGCTGCAATTGAGGCAGCAAGAAGCGGTGAACACGGCAAAGGATTTGCCGTTG
This region of Nitratiruptor sp. YY08-10 genomic DNA includes:
- the pyrE gene encoding orotate phosphoribosyltransferase encodes the protein MDIEKIYKESGALLEGHFLLSSGKHSPNYLQSAKVLEDPKKAELLAKELAKQIQAAGIEVDTVCSPAIGGLLAGYELARALGVRFIFTERKDGKMTLRRGFEVEPGEKVLICEDIITTGGSAMEAAKEMEKRGAEVVAFAALANRGICKRVGSDAPSRSECKLPSNKPLFALADFTFPIYESQECPMCAEGSKPIKPGSRGN
- a CDS encoding thiamine-phosphate pyrophosphorylase, producing the protein MNNNALEPKLFRLIDANLNRLKEGIRVVEDIQRYIFENKNIASQLKNLRHQATYDDERLLQYRDIKGDVLKESIPSEEQRSNIQALLQANIKRAQEAARVLEECFKLINTKQSQIYKTIRYELYDIEKKL
- a CDS encoding MFS transporter; the encoded protein is MLPKNRLFLLVSAFYFWFFAIIGVYVIYMPKVLELKGYSSYEIGIVFAMSPLMRFLTPFLFLKKFRLDQKIFALSLVLALLAGILFFITIDHFLLFLIPNIFIGIAFALMLPFVETIALAKIGKEKYGRSRLFGSIGFIVVALILAKFMHQPDIALKLLFVTILMTVSVSLFFLQEKSMRKMSEGSIDFFKHWPLWANLFFMQVSFGPFYNFFTIYESEQGLDYSTISYLWTFGVLAEIVMLFFQAPLMQKNLLSLLKLSSFVTAFRWLLLFLFPTNLPVLYFSQSLHAFSFALYYSAAISYLFHIYNNKTLAQQFFGGISFGLGGMVGSFLAGLLYGRYLFLYAACIAFLSFLVIILERPQKD
- a CDS encoding methyl-accepting chemotaxis protein, which produces MLKTIKSKFTTMLIVSLVLILLSFSLYLLNNTKSLFTQQGVKNIETLSQTVFIALRTSMNLGSKEAIESTVHSLKKIKGISHIEIYRSQKIDEMFGQIEKHNRNNPIVQKVFRTKKKKILARKSKIDYYKPLIANSSCVTCHTNAKAGDVLGVIEIGLDQKDLDEKIDSLTKIVFTAIIIAIILLIGIFSYFFHKNVFKPLAVMAARAKDIATGSGDLTKRLNFKKEDEIAQVGKWIDKFIEKIQQIIRSIQEKAHINFTIADQLKKESSKVHATLLNNIELVNQSVEEGDRVQKDLQESLQSIKKSQEYVEEAKNRIDAVQESISNLLQEVNRQSKNGLEIANRLERLSQRAIEVRNVLDLIEDIATKTNLLALNAAIEAARSGEHGKGFAVVADEVRNLAEQSQRSLAESYQIIEEIVKDIVETSKLMAQNAKELQAINNQVHKNEEDISQIHSFMDQVNQISNASYEQSKNLAQSVENILHKINQIKESSSKSLQSVDSIIKMINELEGIAEELEKVLQQFKV
- a CDS encoding Bax inhibitor-1/YccA family protein, with the protein product MDHFNKNVHSVTKVANEVRTSAASNEQSKQLDIATFIKKTYQLFAASLMAAATGAYIGMQMAPSIATWYWGLVILEFIMLFGVYLTKSKPGLNLFMLFGFTFMTGLTLTPLLSAVLALPAGANILTNALLLTGVAFGGLSLFAINTKKDFTTMGKFLFIALIIMIVAGLINIFLGSPLLQTLLAAAGAIIFSIFILFDTQNIIRGNFATPVEAAIALYLDVLNLFISLLQILGIFGSDE
- the secG gene encoding preprotein translocase subunit SecG encodes the protein MIKVLFILQIVLAIILTIVILLQKSSSIGLGAYSGSNESVFGAKGPQGFLARLTFFLATVFVFNTILLGYLYNKNYTKSVVDTIKVQKTAPVPTIPAPVTKSQSNVPEAPAAK
- the frr gene encoding ribosome recycling factor, giving the protein MELNEIYEYARDHMQKSLDVLKKDFNTLRTGRVTTAVVENIKVDYYGAPTPLNQAASVVAADATTIVISPWDKSLLGEIERAIQEANIGVNPNNDGDQIKLFFPPMTVEQREAEAKKAKQFGEKAKIAIRNVRRDANDKIKKLFKDKAITEDEEKRGLEEVQKITDEFIKKVDDLVKQKEQEIMKV
- a CDS encoding RDD family protein gives rise to the protein MRWRNVKQGKIDKSQTETKQKNYIPAPISDRLKAFLTDTFMITMPIMYIVIYLIMGSREGFREHMATGWLYIIIPHYLIVTLLWTIKGETPGMRAYDMKIIRWNSLENPNFFQSTIRYIAMPFSILSIVGVVIAFFRKDKATFHDLISLTRMIHAPEK
- a CDS encoding polysaccharide deacetylase family protein, with product MFQRLLRRSSAALLLACSFLFADAHIFVYHRFGDPRYPSTNTSLAELEAQFTYFKQHHYTVVSLSTLVQALQNGKEIPSNWVILTIDDGFKSFLNALPLFRKFHYPFTLFLATKPIENRYPDYLSWNDLKKIAQYGQIAFHSHAHPYLVDLSDQEIQNDTKMGLELFAKRLGYTPKYYAYPYGEYDERVKKVIKFFGFTAICNQNIGAISKTSSIFDLDRIALVGKVSLPQMLRFNHLDAVWIEPKSYPKNGILERVHVQIDPIYKHAFVYVTGYGWRKVAVTNGIINQKLHLRVSKKRIRVIIKVKNSKISTKILVRSRYGTE